The DNA region cagaagctaaaatatagaaaaataaaatcgattctttgcaagaaaatgtcaaaaactgtgataaattactgttcaaaaggtataattcgtgattttaacatatcttttctcaggcaagtatccatatacaagtcgtgttcagctttaattcacatcatcttAAGAAAGtaacatatctttaaaaaaatctggccttcgatactttaaattgatattcattaaacataaaccaaaatttcaataaggctcatttccgtctacgcttgcacacagtaaattttcttagaactaagctaggttagcgcttttcagtactttcagtactttgatttttttattgaattttaatgtttcatGAAAAAGTAATGAAATCATGTCAATTAGACTGAATCTCATTTTTGTTACGACAGTAGATATGCTTAAAAGTTTGTTTTAGGACAgactttatttcatttcatgCTATAAATGACATGCCTCAAAGCATTTATGTTTGTTACTTCTAGATAGTTGTCATCTTCATTATCATTGTAACGTGAAGTAGTACTATAGTGTAGTGATTTGGTTTGTTCCAGTTGTACTAGATCAGTTTGTAGGCGTCAGTTGGAACCTGTTGGTTGGTTGTCCCACGACAGACAGCAGACTCCCGCGGAACACACATCTTAAATACTCAAAAACCGGAGTTTTTTGTTGTGGAGTAATTAACACTTTTACGACTGCCAGCCATTCTAGTACTATACGTTATTTTAGTTCGCCATAAAACCGTAGCCAGTATTTTCGAAGAGAAGAGAAAGCATTAATTAGTACCCAGCATCATCGAGTGTCTTCCCGAAGGCTAGACATATGTACGAGACGCCAGCAAGCCGCAAGAGGCTGAACACCGACTGACATCTCAGGCGCTCCAGAGACAAATGCCCATTTCACGGGAAGAAAAAGCTGGAATTGGCAGGGCGGCTCGGAAAGCAATGCCATTTAACCGTTATTCGATATGTGCTCTAAACGATTTTTCATCGGATGAGTGCTTCGTGTTTTCTTGTAGTTTTTGCAAGAAACAAAATGCTTCACCGTGGGAGAACATTCTTCAGATGTTACTAAtgataattaacaaaatttctaaataaatagtTGCATCTTTTCAGGAGGAAAGAGCAAACAAGTTTCATAGAGTCCTGCTAGGTACCGGGTGATTTTTTGCTTCCTCGCTCTTGGAAGACACTGACAATGTATTGTCGAGGAAATTACCGCACTTCAGATGCATCATAAAGTTTTTTACCCCCCGATCTCTTGACGGTTTgcactttttaaaagaaatcgaTAAAGTTGCCACATATCACATGTGTTGTCGAAAAATCAGTTTTTTCCTTCAACCGGAAATACAAGCTCTTGATGATCGCCAGAACGTGAAAACATGGCGTCAGCCTTCATCTCGGAGACAACTCGACGACGAGCGCTTCCCGCCAAGTATGTCGAGTCATTTCTCTTCCTAGAAAATCCTGCTACGGCCGGCGCAGCGAAACTGGAGAGAGCAAAAAGCATAAAgtcaaaataattcatagtgtatttatatttcaacTGAACTGTAgcagaaaaaatgttttttaagtcgtaatattttgacatttgtgTACAGctttttacatgtttatgtgCCAAGGGAAGGGTCCTGTTTTGTTGTAATAGATTTCAACTTTGCGATCTCGCAGCTTCAGCAGTGTCACATATAGAAGCGCTATACGTTCCCCTATCTTTGACACCTGAAATTCGGAAGCTTCGCGCCTTAACAAACTCCATAAAATCTGCTGGTGATGTTCGTCAGTTTATGATTTTACGTTATAACTAGCTGATGATTTATGTAATACTTGTCAAATCCCTGTTCTTATCTGAATAGCGATAGAGCACGTCACTCTTCAACTACGGAAAAATAATCGGCCGTAGCGATTTTCTGTCCAGGGAAAATGAATGGCTCGATAAATTAAGTTTCCTTCAGTTTAATAGCGAAGAAAAACTCCACGCAAAATGTCTAACATCAACCTTTATCATGCATACTTATAGCCGTGTGCATTCTCGTTAATCTTCCATTTGATGGAGATACCGGCCCGCATATATCATCAGGGTGGTATCATTATGCTAATATTTTCTTAGCGGTCTCTTGGAGGGGTTGGTTTCTCCCCCCGATAAAAAAATCGCTTGCTGAGCACCGCAGACAAACCGGACCTAGTTCGTAGCTGGTTTATGACTCGGATGCATTGACAATTATTTGCAATTATGCACACATGGAGAAGGGAATAAGGATCATTAAAAGATTAGATACTGGGGTTATCTCGGCACTTATTGCCGCGCGGCAACTACAAAGGATTCATCTGACGACATCGTCCAATTAAAATGGAGAATTTTCTCTAGCCTGTCTCTGACTGGGTGATAAGTTTTGAAACGTAACAGGTTGGGGACATCAGGCGAGTCCcccttttttcttcatattatatatctttatatttgaattttatttctctTGAACACTTATTTAACTACTTTCAAACGAATTAAAAACGCTTCAGAAAatcaatttgtaaaaaattttaatattcgattaaaaaaaaaaataaagaaattactcagtattacatgtgtaattttctagataaacttttttttgggggggggggtggtggttacatgtatatattaaaaagaaaaaaaattgctaacataataaataaaagttGAATCTAAACCATAAAAAAGTCATACAATTCgacattttaaattaatgaatttgacattttaaattaatgatttaaaaatgtacatatatattacacATCTATGATTGAATGTTTGGTTTGTGACATGGAGagcaaattaaagtttttaCAAAAGTGTTGggtagtaatttttaaatttacatgataattaaaaacaaaaacaaaattactacGTTCCGATTAAAAATGGTTCACTTGGCCCCTCTCTTGCGTGCATGCATCCAGATCCTTCAGATGTTTGGACACATTTTTTTGGAGGTAGAagaatatatgtaaatttttaaaaatgtcaccGGTGTCATAATTTCGTTCCTTTCTCGATGTCTGACGATGTGTATGGAGTCCCATTTTTGTAGATTTTGCGCTCATTGAGTTCGACATCAGCGGCTAATGGGTTGTCATGGAAACCACCAGAAATTGTAGAAATATCTTCGTTCTATAAAACGCGTATTTCATTTAGAATACCGTGTTGTTTTGTATGATAaatctttaattgaaaatatttggggAGATGcagcataaaaataaatttcattttaaaaacatgttgaaataaaaaataaacgtttATGAATATTTGTATTAAGTGTCAAGACCAGGTTCAAATCTGCATAAAAAATGTCCACATCATAAGTTGTCATTGTTTCTAAACCACTGTATACTCGCTGTCAATTGGTTCTGGTTATCATCTTCTGTAAAACtctttatattacatgtaaatttacaatCCAATTTTTGGTCATCGTACATAATGCAAACTTACGTATCTTTGGAGTCTGTTGACCTTTTGGCACCCAAGTGGTAAATAGCAGAAGACACGGTCCACCCAACTGTGAACAAACTTCTTGTCCAAATCGTCAGGCGTGTTCATGTCTGCAAGAAAAAAATGCCGATTGCTTATCCCAGGTTTTGTTACTGGGCTAAGAAAGACAACTTCTTTTTTAGGACTAACCTGTGAAGTAGTTTGAAATAAAGGTTACAACGATTCCTGTAACAAGGGAGATAATCACCGCAAACAAAGCGTAGTACAAATAGGACACTCTGTATATCCATCtacaaacaaaacacaaaatatgaGAAAATTGAATAACGAATTATTTCGTGGTGAATAAAGGCTTTACAAGTGAATGCAGATTCTTCATTAAAGTTAGCATGTGACACCCAAGGCTATGAattatataccggtaaataCAAGCActtcataaaaattataatcttcgttgtaaaatttttaaaattgtgaaatatctgacaataaaatccatttaaaaCTTCTTAGAAAAGAATAAACTTCAATAGCCCAAGCGGGTTTCGACTTATGACTCGTAATCCTGATCCAATTGCGCTTCGCTGTTAGAAACTAAGATTGCGATAaataaaatgtgcaaaattataatgaattttattgcGTGTAACAAAATGAAGTTCATGTACGTGTCCCATATCtccttttatatcataataaatcTGTTAGAaaatatggagaaaaaaaatgaattgaggAGTTTTAAAGTCTTACAGAAAGTCTTCCGGTGAGGCTGGAGTGTCCATTGTTGTTGTTAAAGCTGTGGTAGATATCGAGTTCATCATGGCCGTGGATGTGTAGTTCAAGTCTGTGGCATTAACCAAAGTGCCATTACAGTTCTTTGGGAACATGTCACACTTAGCGGTGCTAACACCTGTAACTGTAGGGACCGGAAGGAGAACTGTTCCGCCGATCCCGACCCAAAACGTCAGGACCGCACTGAATATCAGTCCACACAGCGCCCCCTATATAATGTCAAAGGGATCGAGGTAATCATAGTATGTGACATTCAAGCTTTGACATTTAGTTTCATCTATATAGAGAgtcctttaaaaatattaccattgattttgaaataaatctgTTTTCGCATTGTGTTTGGAGCAATGGGTAAAccaaagaatatatatttttgtatactTACTGGAGCATTgataaatggaaaaaatattcCTGATATGAATAGACCAAGCAAAGGTCCGCCCACCATTCCAAATATACTCAACATAATCTGAAACAACAATagtgtaaaaaagaaaaagaaagaaaaatgtacaaaatggaaATCCAAAGAACATTCGGAGATTCCATGGCTCACCTGTAAAACAGTTTGCCCAAGGTACTGTGCTATGAAGGCGATGCCTATGACCAAACCTCCAGCAACAAATCCTAAAATGTCCAAATCAAGACTCATGAGAAAACAATACTTTAACTCTCTATATGATTACCTATATCAACTATTTAGAACTTTTTAACCGTTGGTCGGTTAAACAGTATGTTATTGACTGCTTTTACATGACTTTAGACTTCAACATTTTATTGACTGCATGTATCTTTGCATGGTCATTACTTGCCTAACATCTTAGCTATTCTGGTTTGCCATGTTGCTGACGGGGTAGAGCCAGCCCTTTCCCAGTATAATTTCAATATGTCCTCCAAAATGACGATGGCGAGGGCGTTTAGCCCAGAGGAAATGGAACTTAGAGATGCGCTGAACAGACAAGCCACAAACAATCCCGGCAACCCCGGTAAAAATGTCAGCCTGTCCATCACCATAAAGGGCAGTaactacatatataaacaagtttagctttaaaaaaaaaaagcttaccgtctttagagcaaatctttaacaGCAATAAGTTATCAAAGAAAACGAAATGTCGCcttcttctacatgtacatttcatgGTCAGTGGAaccttttttttatatgtgcctgtctaaaattgagaaatgcGTACCACACGTTGTGACAATGTATATTCCACTTTAATACCACTGCATTCAGCATCTTGTTTTACTGGTATTAGTTTTACCGTATTTAATATCCAAACGTTTTTACTGGTATCAGCCATACCGTatcaaattttcacattttttctatttgcataaacaatacaaaaataaaagaacaaacaatttcaaaagaTAAAATAGAATAATTGCTTTCAACTGGTTGTACTGAAAAAATTAAGCCTGAATTTCATTCATGACGTTGCattgtttttctgttttctcacttttgaaatctacgaaatttgtCAAGTCGTAcgcaaaaaacacattaaaaaagTATCTCCCTTGCACCGaacagtatttcaaccaatgaaataagtgtaaattttcacatcatgtaatttctaccaatcacaaaggagaggAAGAGCGCAACTCgaagaaaaattccatttttcatAGTTTAGATTATTGATGAAGACTGtgattattttgaagaaaaatatctctatttagtatgtgaaatgaaaaatacaaagtatttggtattttttatatcttaatttattttcacttacTTGGTCTCTGGCGTGTACCTGTCCCAACAGGAATGGGTCACATTCGTGATAAGTGGCGTAGATTACGAGACCCACCAGACA from Crassostrea angulata isolate pt1a10 chromosome 7, ASM2561291v2, whole genome shotgun sequence includes:
- the LOC128155764 gene encoding sodium-coupled monocarboxylate transporter 1-like, whose amino-acid sequence is MVVETCQRVCELCPGEKIGSFVAVDYVLFALVLVVSALIGVFYMIKEYRAAKQMTSDDVLMGGRDIGIFPIAMSLMASFMGAITVLGTPTEMYNNNTSYWLAGMAMLITVPLTNHIFLPFFHDLSLTSAYEYLQNRFSKSVRIFASVIFTLNMLLYMGVVLYAPSLALNQVTGLNLELCITLIGLVCTFYTALGGLRAVVWTDTFQTFVVIAGLIAIIAQGSVDLGGFGNIWDIANKGGRIFFLDWSGDPTTRHSVWSLVIGSVFGQLTIYAANQTMIQRYLAIKEIKNSQRALYLSLPLTVVLSTVVCLVGLVIYATYHECDPFLLGQVHARDQLLPFMVMDRLTFLPGLPGLFVACLFSASLSSISSGLNALAIVILEDILKLYWERAGSTPSATWQTRIAKMLGFVAGGLVIGIAFIAQYLGQTVLQIMLSIFGMVGGPLLGLFISGIFFPFINAPGALCGLIFSAVLTFWVGIGGTVLLPVPTVTGVSTAKCDMFPKNCNGTLVNATDLNYTSTAMMNSISTTALTTTMDTPASPEDFLWIYRVSYLYYALFAVIISLVTGIVVTFISNYFTDMNTPDDLDKKFVHSWVDRVFCYLPLGCQKVNRLQRYNEDISTISGGFHDNPLAADVELNERKIYKNGTPYTSSDIEKGTKL